One segment of Candidatus Arsenophonus lipoptenae DNA contains the following:
- the parC gene encoding DNA topoisomerase IV subunit A, whose product MSKSITCNIERQPLYEFVENAYLNYSMYVIMDRALPFIGDGLKPVQRRIIYAMSELGFIHSSKYKKSARTVGDVLGKYHPHSDNACYEAMVLMSQSFSYRYPLIDGQGNWGALDAPKSFAAMRYTESRLSRYADVLLAELKYETVSWKPNFDGTLIEPKTLPARLPNILLNGTAGIAVGMTTDIPLHNIREVANALIVLLENPQADLNTLMNFIPGPDYPTSAEIISSKEDIQNFYQTGKGSIRLRSLWQVDNGNVIITALPHQVSSSKVLEQITAQMRAKKLLMIKELRDESDNKNPIRLVIIPKSNQVDCEQLMLYLFATTDLEKSYRVNLNMIGLDNRPAVKGLVEILNEWLLFRKETVRNRLHHNLAKVLNRLHILEGLLKVYIKINEVIRIILYEEDLKEILMTHFSLSKIQVNYILDLKLRNLATLEKYKLYAEKDELEIERDQIKNILNSEYYLNTLIKKEIENDAQIFGDDRRSPIKEYIKTRSIHKYDTITSSKPITIVISTMGRIRSIKGHDIDPVNLNYNTGDSFLSAAKGYANQTVVFFDNIGRSYSLNPINLLSISSYGELLTNKFILPTGVMIKYVLMANEEQKYLLASDAGYGFICNFNNLITKNKSGKELIKLSNNSKLLSPLKVNDKDQDLLLSITKAGRMLIFPVRDLPQLSKGKGNKIINIPVDKSSHRDDLLKWLIFLKSQSSIIIYFSKRKIKLNEKDLQKYYAKRGFYGHLLPGRLRSIEHIEVISSSN is encoded by the coding sequence ATGAGTAAAAGTATTACATGTAATATAGAGAGACAACCACTTTATGAATTTGTTGAAAATGCTTATCTTAATTATTCCATGTATGTAATCATGGATAGGGCTTTGCCATTTATAGGTGATGGTTTAAAGCCAGTACAACGTAGAATTATTTATGCTATGTCTGAACTTGGTTTTATTCATTCTTCAAAGTATAAAAAATCAGCTAGAACAGTAGGTGATGTATTAGGAAAATATCATCCACATAGTGATAACGCTTGTTATGAGGCCATGGTTCTTATGTCACAATCATTTTCTTATCGTTATCCATTAATAGATGGTCAAGGAAATTGGGGGGCCCTAGATGCCCCCAAATCTTTTGCAGCTATGCGTTATACTGAATCGAGATTATCAAGATATGCAGATGTTTTGCTGGCTGAATTAAAATATGAAACTGTATCGTGGAAACCTAATTTTGATGGAACATTAATTGAGCCAAAAACACTTCCAGCAAGATTGCCAAATATTCTTCTTAATGGTACTGCAGGCATTGCAGTTGGTATGACTACAGATATTCCTTTACATAATATTCGTGAAGTAGCAAATGCATTAATTGTTTTATTAGAAAATCCTCAAGCTGATCTTAATACATTGATGAATTTTATCCCCGGGCCTGATTATCCAACATCAGCAGAAATTATTTCTTCAAAAGAAGATATTCAAAATTTTTACCAAACTGGCAAGGGTTCTATTAGATTGCGTTCTTTATGGCAAGTAGATAATGGTAATGTAATTATTACTGCACTTCCTCATCAAGTTTCAAGTTCTAAAGTTTTAGAACAAATTACAGCACAAATGCGTGCAAAAAAATTACTTATGATAAAAGAATTACGCGATGAATCAGATAATAAAAATCCTATACGTTTAGTGATCATACCAAAAAGTAATCAAGTAGATTGTGAACAATTAATGTTATATTTATTTGCAACTACTGATTTAGAAAAAAGCTATCGAGTTAATTTAAATATGATTGGATTAGATAATCGACCAGCAGTTAAAGGTTTAGTAGAAATTTTAAATGAATGGTTATTATTTCGAAAAGAGACTGTACGTAATCGGCTACATCATAATTTAGCAAAAGTATTAAATCGGTTGCATATTTTAGAAGGTTTATTGAAAGTTTATATTAAAATAAATGAAGTAATTCGTATTATTCTTTATGAAGAAGATTTGAAAGAAATATTAATGACACATTTTTCCCTTTCAAAAATTCAAGTTAATTATATTTTAGACTTAAAATTACGTAATTTAGCTACATTAGAGAAATATAAATTATATGCTGAGAAAGATGAATTAGAAATAGAGAGAGATCAAATAAAAAATATTTTAAATTCAGAATATTATCTGAATACTTTAATTAAAAAGGAAATTGAAAATGATGCTCAAATTTTTGGTGATGATCGTAGATCGCCTATCAAAGAATATATAAAAACAAGAAGCATTCATAAATACGATACCATAACTTCTTCTAAACCAATAACTATTGTTATATCTACTATGGGCCGTATTAGAAGTATAAAAGGTCATGATATTGATCCAGTGAATTTAAATTATAACACTGGAGATAGTTTCTTGAGTGCAGCAAAAGGTTATGCTAATCAAACAGTTGTTTTTTTTGATAATATTGGTCGTAGTTATTCACTGAATCCTATTAATTTACTTTCCATTAGTAGTTATGGAGAGTTATTGACTAATAAATTTATATTACCCACAGGTGTAATGATTAAATATGTATTAATGGCTAATGAAGAGCAAAAGTATTTATTAGCATCTGATGCTGGTTATGGATTTATTTGTAATTTTAATAATTTAATTACGAAAAATAAATCAGGCAAGGAATTAATAAAATTATCTAATAATTCTAAATTATTATCACCATTAAAAGTTAATGATAAAGATCAAGACCTGTTATTATCAATTACTAAAGCAGGTAGAATGTTAATATTTCCAGTTAGAGATTTACCTCAACTTTCCAAAGGAAAAGGGAATAAAATTATTAATATTCCAGTTGACAAATCATCTCATAGAGATGATTTGTTGAAATGGTTAATATTTTTAAAATCACAATCTTCAATTATAATATATTTTAGTAAAAGAAAAATAAAATTAAATGAAAAAGATTTACAAAAATATTATGCTAAGCGAGGTTTTTATGGTCATTTATTACCTGGCAGATTGCGTAGTATTGAGCATATAGAAGTAATTTCTTCTAGTAATTAA
- the nrdB gene encoding class Ia ribonucleoside-diphosphate reductase subunit beta yields MEYQYTTFSQIKNNQLQEPMFFGQPVNIARYDQQKYFIFEELIEKQLSFFWRPEEIDVSRDRIDYQSLPEIEKHIFISNLKYQTLLDSIQGRSPNIALLPIISIPELETWIETWSFSETIHSRSYTYIIRNIVNDPSIIFDNIITNNEILKRAKDISSYYDNLIKMTSYYHMLGEGNHIINGEKIIISLYDLKKQLYLCLISINALEAIRFYVSFACSFAFAERDLMEGNAKIIKLIARDEAMHLTGTQHILNLMRSGHDDPEMFIIAKECEEACYKLFIQVATQEKEWADYLFCSGSMIGLNKEILCQYIEYITNNRMQAIGLKSPYKTSSNPIPWINSWLVSDNVQAAPQEVEVSSYLVGQIDAKIDLEYLRNFEL; encoded by the coding sequence ATGGAATATCAATATACAACTTTTTCACAAATTAAAAATAATCAATTACAAGAACCTATGTTTTTTGGACAGCCTGTTAACATTGCACGTTATGATCAGCAAAAATATTTTATCTTTGAAGAGTTAATTGAAAAACAATTATCTTTTTTTTGGCGTCCAGAAGAAATTGATGTATCTCGTGATCGTATTGATTATCAATCTTTACCTGAAATAGAAAAACATATTTTTATCAGTAACTTAAAATATCAAACTTTATTAGATTCTATTCAAGGACGTAGTCCTAATATTGCATTATTGCCAATTATTTCAATTCCAGAATTAGAAACTTGGATAGAAACATGGTCTTTTTCAGAAACTATTCATTCACGATCATATACTTATATTATTCGTAATATTGTTAATGATCCATCAATTATTTTTGATAATATTATAACTAATAATGAAATTTTAAAACGTGCAAAAGATATTTCTTCTTATTATGATAATTTAATTAAAATGACTAGTTATTATCATATGTTAGGTGAGGGTAATCATATAATTAATGGTGAAAAAATAATCATTTCTTTATATGATTTAAAAAAACAATTATATTTATGCTTAATTAGTATTAATGCTTTAGAAGCTATTCGTTTTTATGTTAGTTTTGCTTGTTCTTTTGCTTTTGCTGAACGAGATTTAATGGAAGGAAATGCTAAAATTATAAAATTGATTGCACGTGATGAAGCAATGCACTTAACAGGAACACAGCATATATTAAATTTAATGCGTTCTGGTCATGATGATCCAGAAATGTTTATTATTGCTAAAGAGTGTGAAGAAGCATGTTATAAATTATTTATTCAGGTAGCCACACAGGAAAAAGAATGGGCTGATTATCTTTTTTGTAGTGGATCAATGATTGGTCTAAATAAAGAGATTTTGTGTCAATATATTGAATATATTACAAATAATCGTATGCAAGCTATTGGATTAAAGTCACCATATAAAACTAGTTCTAATCCAATTCCATGGATTAATAGTTGGTTAGTATCTGATAATGTTCAAGCAGCACCACAAGAAGTAGAAGTTAGTTCTTATTTAGTAGGTCAAATAGATGCTAAAATTGATTTAGAATATCTTCGTAATTTTGAGCTATGA
- the parE gene encoding DNA topoisomerase IV subunit B, with the protein MTKFNYNASSIEWLSGLEHIRRRPGMYTDISNPNHLSQEVIDNSMDEVLAGHAKNIDVLLYNDTSLEVIDNGRGIPIDIHPEKKIPAVELILSYLHTGSKFSNKNYQFSGGLNGVGISVVNALSKRIEVTIYRNSKIYQIIFESGKKVQELEVIGCCLKNKTGTSIRFWPEHHFFDNYQFSISFLIHLLKAKAVLCPGVKIVFNDKTNNKVYRWYYKNGLIDYIMGEVNGLITIPKKAFIGNFSYQLGIIDLALLWVPKGGATLTESYINLIPTTNGGTHVNGLRQGLLNAIKEFCEYRNLLPHSVKLIGDDIFKYCSYVLSLKTQDPQFVGQTKERVSSRKIYTFISNTVHNAFNLWLHQHIQEAKQLAELIISNAKKRLRESKKFIIKKPFFWPTLPGRLADCISKDLKITELFLVEGDSAGGTAKQARDRKYQAIMPLRGKILNTWEISSKEILSSKEIHDIFLAIGIDPSSQNLNTLRYGKICILADADSDGLHIATLLCALFIRHFPSLVKGGYIYIAMPPLYRIDLGKKIYYALNEIDKITILNKLHYKLGKPNIQRFKGLGEMNPVQLRETTLNPNTRRLVQLIINDKNNQKTFTIMDMLFGKKRSKDRRNWLQNKGNAIEIEV; encoded by the coding sequence ATGACTAAATTTAACTATAATGCTTCTTCAATAGAGTGGCTCAGTGGTTTAGAACATATACGTAGACGTCCAGGAATGTATACAGATATTTCTAACCCTAATCATTTATCACAAGAAGTAATTGACAATAGTATGGATGAAGTTCTTGCTGGTCACGCTAAAAACATTGATGTTTTATTATATAATGATACTTCATTAGAAGTTATTGATAATGGTCGAGGAATACCTATTGATATTCATCCTGAAAAAAAAATACCGGCTGTAGAATTGATTTTAAGTTATTTACATACTGGTAGTAAATTTTCTAATAAGAACTATCAATTTTCAGGTGGATTAAATGGTGTTGGTATTTCTGTAGTAAATGCTTTATCTAAACGTATTGAAGTAACTATCTATCGTAATAGTAAAATATATCAAATTATTTTTGAAAGTGGTAAGAAAGTTCAAGAACTAGAAGTAATTGGTTGTTGTTTAAAAAATAAAACAGGTACTAGTATTAGATTTTGGCCAGAACATCATTTTTTTGATAATTATCAATTTTCAATTTCATTTTTAATACATTTATTAAAAGCTAAAGCTGTACTATGTCCTGGTGTTAAAATAGTTTTTAATGATAAGACAAATAATAAAGTGTATAGATGGTATTATAAAAATGGTTTAATAGATTATATTATGGGAGAAGTTAATGGTTTAATTACTATACCTAAAAAGGCTTTTATTGGCAATTTTTCTTATCAATTAGGAATAATTGATTTAGCATTACTTTGGGTACCTAAAGGTGGAGCCACTTTGACAGAAAGTTATATTAATCTTATTCCAACTACAAATGGTGGTACTCATGTTAATGGATTACGTCAAGGTTTATTAAATGCAATAAAAGAATTTTGTGAATATCGTAATTTACTTCCTCATAGTGTTAAGTTAATTGGTGATGATATTTTTAAATATTGTTCTTATGTATTATCATTAAAAACACAAGATCCACAATTTGTTGGACAGACGAAAGAACGGGTTTCTTCTCGTAAAATTTATACATTTATTTCTAATACAGTACATAATGCTTTTAATTTATGGCTACATCAACATATTCAAGAAGCTAAACAATTAGCTGAATTAATCATTTCCAATGCAAAAAAACGTTTACGAGAATCTAAAAAATTTATCATCAAGAAACCATTTTTTTGGCCTACTTTGCCAGGTAGATTAGCAGATTGTATTTCTAAAGATTTAAAAATTACTGAATTATTTTTAGTTGAAGGAGATTCAGCTGGGGGAACTGCTAAGCAAGCTCGTGATCGTAAATATCAAGCAATTATGCCTTTAAGAGGTAAGATACTAAATACGTGGGAAATTTCCTCCAAAGAGATATTATCTTCGAAAGAAATTCATGATATCTTTTTAGCAATTGGTATTGATCCAAGTAGTCAGAATCTTAATACATTACGTTATGGTAAAATTTGTATTCTTGCTGATGCAGATTCAGATGGATTACATATTGCAACATTACTCTGTGCATTATTTATTCGTCATTTTCCATCTTTGGTAAAAGGAGGTTATATTTATATTGCTATGCCACCATTATATCGTATTGATTTAGGTAAAAAAATATACTATGCATTAAATGAAATTGATAAAATCACCATTCTTAATAAATTACATTATAAATTAGGTAAACCAAATATCCAAAGATTTAAGGGATTAGGTGAAATGAATCCGGTTCAATTACGTGAAACTACTCTTAATCCTAATACACGACGTTTAGTACAGCTTATTATTAATGATAAAAATAATCAAAAAACATTTACAATTATGGATATGTTATTTGGAAAAAAAAGATCAAAAGATCGTAGAAATTGGTTACAAAATAAAGGCAATGCTATAGAAATAGAAGTATAA
- the rplY gene encoding 50S ribosomal protein L25 has protein sequence MIIINIAEIRCKKGKSACRRLRKNKKIPAIIYGRNQNGGNQNPILIEIDHDEFINQECKFDFYHTIIIMINGEENKVKVQELQRHPFKPKITHIDFLRI, from the coding sequence ATGATTATTATTAATATTGCAGAAATTCGTTGTAAAAAAGGAAAGAGTGCTTGTCGTCGTTTGCGTAAAAATAAAAAAATACCTGCCATAATATATGGAAGGAATCAGAATGGGGGAAATCAAAATCCTATTCTAATTGAAATTGATCATGATGAATTTATTAATCAAGAATGTAAATTTGATTTTTATCATACAATAATAATTATGATTAATGGAGAAGAAAATAAAGTAAAAGTACAAGAATTGCAAAGGCATCCATTTAAACCAAAGATTACACATATAGATTTCTTACGTATATGA
- the ubiG gene encoding bifunctional 2-polyprenyl-6-hydroxyphenol methylase/3-demethylubiquinol 3-O-methyltransferase UbiG has translation MKKKILIDNLNIDKTEINKFSSIAADGWDHKSVFQSLHNINPLRLNYIMHHANGLFGKKVLDIGCGIGILSESMALEGAIVTGIDMDTKSLAVARQHALKQDIIINYLQETVESHAKYYSKNYDIITCMEMLEHVPNPESIVRSCAKLVRSSGHVFFSTINRNKKSWFCAIIIAEHILKIIPKGTHNVKTFIRPSELLSWIDKTSLEERHIIGLQYNPIIDKFQLKSNVDINYILHLSISNND, from the coding sequence ATGAAAAAAAAAATATTAATTGATAATTTAAATATTGATAAAACTGAAATTAACAAATTTAGTTCTATTGCTGCTGATGGATGGGATCATAAAAGTGTTTTTCAATCTCTTCATAATATTAATCCATTACGTTTAAATTATATTATGCATCATGCTAATGGTTTATTTGGTAAAAAAGTACTTGATATAGGTTGTGGAATTGGAATCTTATCAGAAAGTATGGCATTAGAAGGTGCTATAGTAACAGGAATTGATATGGATACTAAGTCACTAGCAGTTGCAAGGCAACATGCTTTAAAACAAGATATCATAATTAACTATTTACAAGAAACAGTTGAATCACATGCAAAATATTACTCTAAAAATTACGATATTATCACCTGTATGGAAATGTTAGAACATGTCCCTAATCCTGAATCAATAGTTCGTTCATGTGCTAAATTAGTTAGATCTAGTGGTCATGTATTTTTTTCTACAATCAATCGTAATAAAAAATCTTGGTTTTGTGCAATCATTATTGCTGAACATATTTTAAAAATAATTCCAAAAGGTACACATAATGTAAAAACATTTATCAGACCTTCTGAATTGCTTAGTTGGATAGATAAAACATCTTTAGAAGAAAGACATATAATTGGATTACAATATAATCCAATTATTGATAAGTTTCAATTAAAATCTAATGTTGATATTAATTATATACTACATTTATCAATTAGTAATAATGATTAG
- the nrdA gene encoding class 1a ribonucleoside-diphosphate reductase subunit alpha, giving the protein MSQKLLVTKRDGHKEYIDLDKIHKVITWAADGLKDVSVSQVELRSQIQFYDGIKTSDIHETMIKSAADLISADTPDYQYLAARLAIFHLRKKAYGQFEPPKLYQHVTHMVDIGKYDKHLLNDYSAEEFKKMDSFLDHCRDMYFSYAAVKQLEGKYLLQNRVTGKIYESAQFLYILVAACLFARYPLKTRLSYIHSFYDAISKFKISLPTPIMAGVRTPTRQFSSCVLIECGDSLNSINATSSAIVKYVSQRAGIGINAGRIRALGSPIRDGEAFHTGCIPFYKHFQTAVKSCSQGGVRGGSATLFYPLWHLEIESLLVLKNNRGIENNRVRHLDYSVQINKLMYERLLKDKHITLFSPSDVIDLYESFFTNQDEFELLYLKYEQDTRIRKKLVKAVDLFSLMMQERASTGRIYIQHVDHCNTHSPFDSNIAPIRQSNLCMEITLPTQLMNNIDDDKGEIALCTLSAFNLGIINSLDELEELAILAVRALDSLLDYQNYPIFAAKKSSMGRRALGIGIVNYAYYLAKNGVYYSDGSSNNLTHKTFEAIQYYLLKASNELAKEQGPCPLFNDTNYAKGILPIDNYKKALDELTSEPLHYDWKTLRKNIKKYGLRNSTLSALMPSETSSQISNATSGIEPPRGYVSIKASKDGILRQVIPEYERLKNKYELLWQMPNNEGYLQLVGIMQKFIDQSISTNTNYDPTRFPKNKVPMNQLLKDLLLAYKYGIKTLYYHNTRDGAKDIQSDLEENIEYTDNTCDSGACNI; this is encoded by the coding sequence ATGAGTCAAAAACTATTAGTTACTAAACGTGATGGACATAAAGAATATATTGATCTTGATAAAATTCATAAAGTAATTACTTGGGCAGCTGATGGTTTAAAAGATGTATCTGTATCACAAGTAGAATTACGTTCTCAAATTCAATTTTATGATGGTATTAAAACGTCTGATATTCATGAGACAATGATTAAATCAGCAGCTGATTTAATTTCAGCTGATACACCTGATTATCAGTATCTTGCAGCTAGATTAGCTATTTTTCATTTACGTAAAAAAGCTTATGGTCAGTTTGAGCCACCTAAATTATATCAACATGTTACTCATATGGTTGATATTGGTAAATATGATAAACATCTTTTAAATGATTATTCAGCAGAAGAATTTAAAAAAATGGATAGTTTTTTAGATCATTGTCGTGATATGTATTTTTCTTATGCGGCAGTTAAACAATTAGAAGGTAAATATTTATTACAAAATAGAGTAACAGGTAAAATTTATGAAAGTGCTCAATTTTTATATATTCTTGTTGCGGCTTGTCTTTTTGCCCGATATCCGCTTAAAACAAGATTAAGTTATATTCATAGTTTTTATGATGCAATTTCAAAATTTAAAATTTCACTACCTACTCCTATTATGGCTGGAGTACGTACACCAACACGTCAATTTAGTTCTTGTGTATTAATTGAATGTGGTGACAGCCTTAATTCTATTAATGCTACTTCTAGTGCTATTGTAAAATATGTGTCTCAACGTGCTGGTATCGGTATTAATGCTGGTCGAATTCGCGCATTAGGTAGTCCAATTCGTGATGGAGAAGCTTTTCATACAGGTTGTATTCCTTTTTATAAACACTTTCAAACGGCAGTTAAATCTTGTTCTCAAGGTGGTGTTCGTGGAGGATCTGCTACATTATTTTATCCTCTTTGGCATTTAGAGATTGAAAGTCTTTTAGTATTAAAAAATAATCGTGGAATTGAAAATAATCGTGTTCGTCATTTAGATTATAGTGTACAAATTAATAAACTGATGTATGAAAGACTTCTTAAAGATAAACATATTACTCTCTTTAGCCCTTCTGATGTAATTGATTTATATGAATCATTTTTTACTAATCAAGATGAATTTGAACTGTTATATTTAAAATATGAACAAGATACACGTATACGAAAAAAGCTAGTGAAAGCTGTTGATTTATTTTCTTTAATGATGCAAGAACGAGCATCTACAGGTAGAATTTATATTCAACATGTTGATCACTGTAATACACATAGTCCATTTGATTCTAATATAGCACCTATTAGGCAGTCTAATCTTTGTATGGAAATAACCTTGCCAACTCAACTAATGAATAATATTGATGATGATAAAGGTGAAATTGCACTTTGTACTCTTTCCGCATTTAATTTAGGTATCATTAATTCATTAGATGAATTAGAAGAGTTAGCTATATTAGCTGTTCGCGCATTAGATTCTTTGCTAGATTATCAAAATTATCCTATTTTTGCTGCAAAAAAGAGCTCTATGGGTCGTCGTGCTTTAGGTATAGGAATAGTAAATTATGCTTATTATTTAGCTAAAAATGGTGTTTATTATTCAGATGGTAGTAGTAATAATTTAACTCATAAAACATTTGAAGCAATTCAATATTATTTATTAAAAGCATCTAATGAATTAGCAAAAGAACAAGGACCTTGTCCATTATTTAACGATACAAACTATGCAAAAGGAATTTTGCCGATTGATAATTATAAAAAAGCATTAGATGAATTAACATCTGAACCGTTACATTATGATTGGAAGACATTGCGTAAAAATATCAAGAAATATGGATTGCGTAATTCAACTCTTTCAGCTTTAATGCCATCAGAAACCTCTTCTCAAATATCTAATGCCACTAGTGGTATTGAACCTCCTAGAGGTTATGTTAGCATTAAAGCATCAAAAGATGGCATTTTGCGACAAGTAATACCAGAGTACGAACGTTTAAAAAATAAATATGAACTATTATGGCAAATGCCAAATAATGAAGGTTATTTACAGTTAGTCGGTATTATGCAAAAATTCATTGATCAATCTATTTCTACTAATACGAATTATGATCCGACACGGTTTCCTAAAAACAAAGTACCTATGAATCAATTACTAAAAGATTTATTACTTGCTTATAAATATGGAATAAAAACTTTGTATTATCATAATACTCGTGATGGTGCAAAAGATATTCAATCAGATCTTGAAGAAAATATTGAATATACGGATAATACTTGTGATAGTGGTGCTTGTAATATTTAA
- a CDS encoding 1-acylglycerol-3-phosphate O-acyltransferase, which produces MLAVIRIFIVIIFTILVCILGFIYCLFNPRNPRHVMYFGRLFGKLSYIFGITIITRIPLKAKNYGPSIYIGNHQNNYDMITMSNVVQPNTITVGKKSLLFIPFFGLLYWLTGNILIDRTHRMKSYYTIARIVKQIKKKKISIWMFPEGTRSRGKGLLPFKTGAFHVAIAAGVPIVPICLSETYGRIKLNRWNNGIVIVEMLEPIDTTKYNKENIQELSDYCYNLFRATILRLNKEVINLEKTK; this is translated from the coding sequence ATGTTAGCTGTTATTCGTATTTTTATAGTAATAATATTTACGATATTAGTTTGTATATTAGGTTTTATTTATTGTTTATTTAATCCAAGAAATCCGCGTCATGTTATGTATTTTGGTCGTCTTTTTGGTAAATTATCATATATTTTTGGCATTACTATTATTACCAGAATACCTTTAAAAGCAAAAAATTATGGTCCTAGTATATATATTGGAAATCATCAAAATAATTATGACATGATAACTATGTCAAATGTAGTACAACCAAATACTATAACTGTAGGTAAAAAGAGTTTGTTGTTTATTCCATTTTTTGGTCTATTATATTGGTTAACTGGTAATATTCTTATTGATAGAACTCATCGAATGAAATCGTATTATACCATTGCACGAATAGTTAAACAAATTAAAAAAAAGAAAATTTCTATTTGGATGTTTCCTGAAGGTACTCGTAGTAGAGGTAAAGGTTTATTACCATTTAAAACCGGTGCATTTCATGTGGCTATTGCAGCCGGTGTACCTATAGTACCTATATGTTTATCTGAAACATACGGACGAATAAAATTAAATCGCTGGAATAATGGAATTGTCATTGTCGAGATGTTGGAACCTATTGATACAACAAAATATAATAAAGAAAATATACAAGAATTATCTGATTATTGTTATAATTTATTTAGAGCTACAATTTTAAGATTAAATAAAGAAGTAATAAATTTAGAAAAAACAAAATAA
- a CDS encoding aromatic amino acid transporter, with amino-acid sequence MQYSKRPFILSGTMIITGTTVGAGMLSIPIVTAGVWFIGSIILLAYTWICLFFSGLMILEVNMNYPIGTSFHTMVKDLLGTKWNILNSMSIMFVLYILTYAYISAGGKIIAYNFDKIISINYTISSILFGLLISFIIWLPTKVLGRLSIILICGMMVFFIIFISEIIKNISFEILFNQNDVDKNYFYYTFIALPYLLTSFGYHGNIPGLIKYYNGESKAVILSILNGTFIALVIYVLWQFTIQGNISRISFKEILFENANVDSLLRQINCYIKNNSIKQCLNIFSYMAIISSCLGVTLGLFDFLTDFLKFKDNNIGRLQSVIITFTPPIILTLCYPNGFIHAIGFTGLAATIWAVIVPAMMMKASRKKFPSSVYYVPKGKILFCFVISYGLMNEIIQILSMFNILPVYN; translated from the coding sequence ATGCAATATAGTAAACGTCCTTTCATACTTAGTGGCACAATGATTATTACAGGAACAACTGTTGGTGCTGGAATGTTATCGATTCCTATCGTAACTGCTGGTGTTTGGTTTATAGGTTCAATAATTTTGTTAGCATATACCTGGATATGCTTGTTTTTTTCTGGTCTAATGATTTTAGAAGTAAATATGAATTATCCTATTGGCACTAGTTTTCATACTATGGTGAAAGATTTATTAGGTACTAAATGGAATATACTAAATAGTATGTCAATTATGTTTGTTCTTTATATCTTAACATATGCGTACATTTCAGCTGGTGGGAAAATTATTGCATATAATTTTGATAAAATTATATCGATAAACTATACTATTTCTAGTATATTATTTGGTTTATTAATTTCTTTTATTATTTGGCTTCCAACTAAAGTATTAGGTCGCTTAAGTATTATTTTAATTTGTGGTATGATGGTTTTTTTTATTATTTTTATCAGTGAAATTATAAAAAATATTTCATTTGAAATTTTGTTTAATCAAAATGACGTTGATAAAAATTATTTTTATTATACATTTATTGCCTTACCTTACTTATTAACTTCTTTTGGTTATCATGGTAATATACCAGGATTAATTAAATATTATAATGGGGAAAGTAAGGCTGTTATTTTAAGTATATTAAATGGTACATTTATTGCTTTAGTTATTTATGTTTTATGGCAATTTACTATACAAGGTAATATATCACGTATTAGTTTTAAAGAAATTCTTTTTGAGAATGCCAATGTTGATTCACTCTTACGACAAATTAATTGTTATATAAAAAATAATTCTATTAAACAGTGTTTAAATATCTTTTCTTATATGGCTATTATAAGTTCATGTTTAGGTGTTACATTAGGTTTATTTGATTTTTTAACTGATTTTTTAAAATTTAAAGATAATAATATAGGACGTTTACAATCAGTCATAATAACTTTTACTCCACCTATTATTTTAACTTTATGTTATCCTAATGGATTTATTCATGCTATTGGTTTTACTGGTTTAGCGGCTACTATATGGGCAGTAATAGTACCAGCTATGATGATGAAGGCTAGTAGAAAAAAATTTCCTAGTTCTGTCTATTATGTGCCTAAAGGTAAAATATTATTTTGTTTTGTTATATCATATGGTTTAATGAATGAAATTATTCAGATATTATCTATGTTTAATATATTGCCTGTTTACAATTAA